Part of the Roseobacter litoralis Och 149 genome, CCGCGAGGTACCTTGGGTGCTTGAGCAGACACCAATGCCCGCATCGGGTAGTGATGTCGGGAGTGCGGGTGTGGAAAACGGCGTCGTGACGCTTGATGCGGTGGATGCGCTTGCACGCCAGATCGGGTTTGACGCCCGCTATCAACTCAACCTGCCGCAATCGCAAGACGGCGTTTGGACGCTCAGCCGGGATTCGATGAATACCGACAGCGCCGATCCGATGTCAGACCGAACGGTTCATGTCGATCAGTACACCGGCAAAATACTGGCAGATGTTCGCTTCGAGGACTACTCGCTGGCAGGTAAGGCGATGGCAGTCGGTATCGCGTTGCACATGGGCACGTTGGGATTGTGGAGCGTTCTTGCCAATTCGCTTGTCTGCTTGTCCGTCTTGTTTTTGTGCATCAGCTCCATCGTCCTTTGGTGGAAACGTCGCCCCGTCAAAGCTGGCCGTCTCGCAGCACCGCCGATGCCAAAGGAACTGCCGCTCTGGCAAGGCGCTGTCCTGGTTGGCTTGGCGGTTTCAATGGCCTTTCCTATGGCCGGTCTCGCGTTGCTGACCGTGCTCGCGATAGATGCTCTGATCTTGTCACGATTGCCCAAGCTGCGACATAGGTTGACCTGAGCCCAAAGCCGGGCACCGCTCCGTCTTGAGGGGTGCCCGGCCATTCTCGTCGAAGCTGCCGTTCGAAAGATTTCGGAAATTCTGCTGTGCGGCCCGTCGAACCTGACCTTTGCCGCGTCCGCGACATTATTCGACCATCTCTGAAAATCGACAAGAGCGTTTTCGTAAAATCAAACTGTTGTGCCACCTGATTGCAAAAGCGGGTGCACCGGTCGCGGACTTTCCTCATGAGCTTACACCTGCATGTCGGGTGCGGTGCGTTCCAGATGAGTGCCCATTGGCGCGCCCACAGGGCTGCCGTTCTGCATGACAGTTCTTCCGCGCAGGATGGTACGCACGGGCCAGCCCGTCACCTCGAACCCCTCCCATGGTGTGTAATCAGAGCCGTGATGCAGATCCTCCTGGCGAATGGGTTTGGTTATCGTCGGATCCCAGAGCGTTATGTCGGCATCCGCACCGACCATGATCGCCCCCTTGCGCGGATAAAGCCCGTAGAGACGGGCGTGATTGGTGGCGGTGATCGCAGCAAAGCGTTCAAGCGACAGACGCCCTGCCACCACGCCTTCGGAAAAGAGGATCGGCAGGCGTGTCTCGACCCCCGGAATGCCGTTTGGGATATTGCGAAAACTCTTGCGGGCGCCGGGGGCATCCTTGCCCGCCGTATCGTTGAAGCGAAAAGGACAGTGGTCTGACGAAAACAGATCAAATGTACCTTGTTCGATGCCGGCCCATATCTTCGGCCATTCATCCGCAGTACGCGGCGGGGGAGAGCAGACGTATTTCGCCCCGTCAAACCCGTCGCGATCCAGATCAGACGCAGTCAGCGTGATATACTGCGGACAGGTTTCGGCAAAAACCGTCAGTCCCCGCGCGCGGGCACGCACGATCTCCTCGGTCGCCTCGCCGTTGGAAACGTGCACGATGGTCAGCGGCACGCCCGCGATTTCGGCCAATGATATGGCGCGATGGGTCGCTTCACGCTCCACCGGGACGGGCCGCGTCGTTGCATGATGGTAGGGGCTGGTTTCACCTTTGCGCTCAGCCCGGTCGCGCAGGAATTCAATGGCGTCTTCGTTTTCGGCGTGGACCATGACCATGGCATTCTGTTCCTTTGCCACCGCCATGACTTCGAGGATCTGGCGATCTGACAGGGCAAGGCCCGCATAGGTCATGAAAACCTTGAAACTGGTATAGCCGGCCTGGATCAGCGCGGGCAGGTCCTGACCTAGCGTGACGGGGTCGGTTTGCTTGACGATCAGGTGAAAGGACACGTCGGTCATGCAGTTGCCTTCTGCCTTCTTGCGGTAGGCCGCCACTGCCTCGCGCAGGGTTTGGCCATCCTCCGGCAGGCAGAACGGCAGGATGGTCGTGTTGCCGCCGCAAGCTGCCGCGCGGGTGCCCGAGATAAAATCATCGGCCATCTCAATCCCCGGGCCTGAGGGTTGCGAGATATGCACATGGCTGTCGATCCCGCCGGGCAGGGCGATCAGGCCTGTGGCGTCGATCACCTCTGTGCCCGTCAACCCGCTGCCAAGGGTTGCGATCTGCCCTTGCGTGATGCCGATGTCGCATATTGTGGTCCCGCTCGCAGTGACGACGCGGGCCCCGGTGATGACGGTGTCATGGGTCATGTTTTTTCTCCGGCGATCACGGCAGTCAGCTCTGTGCCCAACCCGGTTGAGGTCTTGTGCAAGGGGCGGTTTGTGCGATTGTCGTAGCTGGGCGCAAGGCGCAGCAGCGCCAAAGCCTGCAAGGTCGCCGCCGCAATGGGGTCGACCAAAATACCCGGCGCATCCCACGCGATCACAGGAGCCAGTCCGGCCAGGGGCGCGCCGCCCATGATCACCACGTCCGCACCATCAAGTGCTACGGCGTCACGCGCCAGATCGATCAGGTCCTGCCTGAGTGCAGTTGCAACATTCTCGAGCGTATCCGGCGCT contains:
- the hydA gene encoding dihydropyrimidinase; translated protein: MTHDTVITGARVVTASGTTICDIGITQGQIATLGSGLTGTEVIDATGLIALPGGIDSHVHISQPSGPGIEMADDFISGTRAAACGGNTTILPFCLPEDGQTLREAVAAYRKKAEGNCMTDVSFHLIVKQTDPVTLGQDLPALIQAGYTSFKVFMTYAGLALSDRQILEVMAVAKEQNAMVMVHAENEDAIEFLRDRAERKGETSPYHHATTRPVPVEREATHRAISLAEIAGVPLTIVHVSNGEATEEIVRARARGLTVFAETCPQYITLTASDLDRDGFDGAKYVCSPPPRTADEWPKIWAGIEQGTFDLFSSDHCPFRFNDTAGKDAPGARKSFRNIPNGIPGVETRLPILFSEGVVAGRLSLERFAAITATNHARLYGLYPRKGAIMVGADADITLWDPTITKPIRQEDLHHGSDYTPWEGFEVTGWPVRTILRGRTVMQNGSPVGAPMGTHLERTAPDMQV